Proteins from a single region of Seriola aureovittata isolate HTS-2021-v1 ecotype China chromosome 9, ASM2101889v1, whole genome shotgun sequence:
- the itchb gene encoding itchy E3 ubiquitin protein ligase b has protein sequence MASGVTKPGTSNGYPMKAQLQIIVLSAKLKENKKNWFGPSPYVEVTVEGQSKKTEKCNNTHSPKWKQPLTVIVTPFSKLSFRVWSHQTLKSDVLLGMAMLDISDTLKSNDMKISEVVQTLQLCADRDQSDVVGDLSVCLDGMTVDPEMFAMAKADHHSTSNGESQPNGDHAIKQSRDSSPAVDGAEHKSSPSGRRSANSTGSPLVSSGSLKPLRPPRPSRPPPPTPRRPTSSPASSSNGSAPADGSDAQSGSDTPVRTPASGPSSTPDSSPSAGSDRNSTPASGSGAAATRQPTITPVVTPRVPAVNTGPLPLGWEQRVDPNGRVYFVDHVEKRTTWERPEPLPPGWERRVDQMGRVYFVDHITRTTTWQRPTMETVRNYEQWQHQRSQLQGAMQQFNQRFIFGLQDQVSATQNKEFDPLGPLPHGWEKRTDTNGRVYFVHHPTRSTQWEDPRTQGLLNEKPLPEGWEMRFTVDGIPYFVDHNRRTTTYIDPRTGKSSLENGPQITYVRDFKAKVQYFRFWCQQLSMPQHIKITVSRKTLFEDSFQQIMSFNAQDLRRRLWIIFPGEEGLDYGGVAREWFFLLSHEVLNPMYCLFEYAGKDNYCLQINPASYINPDHLKYFKFIGRFIAMALFHGKFIDTGFSLPFYKRILNKPLALKDLESIDPEFYNSLIWIKDNNIEECGLEMFFSVDKEILGEITTHELKPGGGDIQVTEENKEEYIRLVAEWRLSRGVEEQTQAFFEGFNEVLPQQYLQYFDAKELEVMLCGMQEIDLADWQRNTIYRHYARSSKQIIWFWQFIKEMDNEKRMRLLQFVTGTCRLPVGGFADLMGSNGPQKFCIEKVGKENWLPRSHTCFNRLDLPPYKSYEQLKEKLMFAIEETEGFGQE, from the exons ATGGCCAGTGGAGTCACCAAGCCGGGCACTTCCAATGGTTACCCTATGAAGGCACAGCTGCAAATCATTG tGCTCTCAGCAAAACTgaaagagaacaagaaaaacTGGTTCGGTCCCAGTCCTTATGTGGAAGTGACAGTCGAGGGCCAGTccaagaaaacagagaaatgcaaCAACACGCACAGCCCCAAATGGAAGCAGCCGCTCACTGT GATTGTGACTCCATTCAGCAAACTGTCGTTTCGCGTGTGGAGCCACCAGACCCTGAAGTCCGACGTGTTGCTAGGCATGGCCATGCTGGACATCAGCGACACGCTCAAGTCTAATGACATGAAAA TCTCTGAGGTGGTGCAGACCTTACAGCTGTGTGCAGACAGAGACCAGTCAGATGTGGTGGgagatctgtctgtctgcctggaCGGCATGACCGTCGACCCGGAGATGTTCGCCATGGCCAAGGCTGACCATCACA gtaCATCAAACGGGGAATCACAACCTAATGGGGATCATGCCATAAA GCAGAGTCGAGACAGCTCTCCAGCTGTGGATGGTGCAGAGCACAAGTCTTCTCCCAGTGGCCGGAGGTCAGCGAACAGCACAGGGTCTCCCTTGGTGTCATCGGGGAGCTTGAAGCCTCTCCGGCCACCCAGGCCCTCcagacctcctcctccaacccccCGCAGACCCACCTCTTCACCAG CGTCCTCCAGCAACGGCTCTGCACCAGCTGACGGCAGTGATGCTCAGTCAGGTTCTGATACACCAGTGCGAACACCGGCCTCAGGACCCTCATCAACCCCAGACTCAAGTCCGTCGGCAGGCTCAGACAGGAACTCCACGCCGGCCTCGGGCTCTGGAGCTGCAGCGACCAGACAGCCGACCATCACCCCTGTAGTCACTCCCAGGGTCCCCGCTGTCAACACCGGGCCGCTGCCCCTCGG GTGGGAGCAGAGGGTGGATCCGAACGGCAGGGTGTATTTTGTCGATCACGTGGAAAAGAGAACAACGTGGGAACGCCCCGAACCTTTGCCCCCTGG CTGGGAGCGTCGCGTCGACCAGATGGGGCGTGTCTACTTCGTCGACCACATCACGCGAACCACCACGTGGCAGCGCCCCACAATGGAGACGGTGCGTAACTACGAGCAGTGGCAGCACCAGCGCAGCCAGCTGCAGGGCGCCATGCAACAGTTCAACCAGCGGTTCATATTCGGG CTACAAGACCAGGTCTCAGCCACTCAGAATAAGGAGTTTGATCCTCTGGGGCCTCTGCCACATGGATGGG AGAAGAGAACGGACACCAATGGCAGAGTTTATTTCGTACATCACCCTACACGGTCTACGCAGTGGGAGGACCCACGGACACAGGG gttgcTCAATGAGAAGCCGCTCCCGGAGGGCTGGGAGATGAGGTTCACAGTAGATGGTATTCCCTACTTCGTGGACCACAACAGGAGAACCACCACCTACATCGACCCTCGCACTGGAAAGTCCTCACT TGAAAATGGGCCACAGATCACGTACGTTCGAGACTTCAAAGCCAAAGTACAGTACTTCAGATTCTGGTGCCAG CAACTGTCAATGCCTCAACACATCAAGATCACCGTGTCCAGAAAAACCCTGTTTGAGGACTCGTTTCAGCAG ATAATGAGCTTCAATGCTCAAGATTTGCGAAGGAGACTCTGGATCATCTTCCCTGGAGAGGAGGGTCTTGATTATGGAGGCGTCGCCAG GGAGTGGTTCTTCCTGTTGTCCCATGAGGTCTTGAACCCCATGTACTGCCTGTTTGAATATGCCGGTAAAGATAACTACTGTCTCCAGATCAATCCCGCCTCCTACATCAACCCCGACCACCTCAAGTATTTCAAGTTCATAGGACGCTTCATTGCCATG GCTCTTTTCCATGGCAAGTTCATCGACACTGGTTTCTCGCTGCCGTTTTACAAGCGCATCCTGAACAAGCCGCTGGCCCTCAAAGACCTGGAGTCAATAGATCCTGAGTTTTACAATTCACTCATATGGATCAA GGATAACAACATCGAGGAGTGTGGCCTGGAGATGTTCTTCTCTGTTGACAAAGAGATCCTGGGGGAAATCACCACCCATGAGCTGAagccaggaggaggagacatcCAAGTCACCGAGGAGAACAAGGAGGAGTACATCCG GCTGGTCGCAGAGTGGAGGCTGTCTAGAGGGGTGGAGGAGCAGACGCAGGCTTTCTTTGAAGGCTTCAACGAGGTCCTCCCTCAGCAGTACCTGCAGTACTTTGACGCCAAAGAGCTGGAG GTAATGCTGTGTGGTATGCAGGAGATTGACCTCGCAGACTGGCAGAGAAACACAATCTACAGACACTATGCTCGCAGCAGCAAACAGATCATCTGGTTCTGGCAG TTCATAAAGGAGATGGACAATGAGAAGAGGATgaggctgctgcagtttgtcaccGGTACCTGTCGCCTGCCTGTAGGAGGCTTCGCTGACCTTATGG GAAGTAATGGTCCGCAGAAGTTCTGTATCGAGAAGGTGGGAAAAGAAAACTGGCTTCCCAGAAGTCACACGTG CTTTAACAGACTGGACTTGCCGCCCTACAAGAGCTACGAGCAGCTGAAGGAGAAGCTGATGTTTGCCATCGAGGAGACAGAAGGCTTCGGGCAGgagtga